From the Trifolium pratense cultivar HEN17-A07 linkage group LG4, ARS_RC_1.1, whole genome shotgun sequence genome, the window ACTATTCTCCTTATGTAACCAACTCTCCCCTCAAACATATATTCTCTTGCATTGCCAACTCAGTTTCCCCACTATCCTTAAACTGTTTCCTATAATGAACTTCCCATATCTTGGGCCCGCCCTTCACATTTGTTGACACCTGTCCAATTCATCTGCACAATTCCCCACAGTATGTGGAAAGTTGTAAAGGAAGTAGGAGAGTTAAGAGTCTCAATTTCTATGGTCTTACCGTTTGTAATTTCTGGTCCATACCCACATTGGATCTAGCCTAGATTTTTGCTATTGAACTAAAGAATTCTGTTTAGAGTCCCACATTGAATGCGATAAGGcctacaagccggttttgtaggctGGAGTTAGACCAAGtcaaattctaagatggtatcataGATTCATAGCCTATGCAAGCAAGACTCGTTAGGCTACCTACTATCGAGCCACCCAGGTCACACTTTTGATGTCCAATCATGTCCGGGCATGAGGGTTGTATGTCGAGAATCTCACACTGGATGAGATAGAGCCTGAAAGTGTTTATAAGTGTGAGAGACATCCCTTATCTTATAAGCTATTTTGTGGAATTGAGTTTGACTCAACTCAAATTCTAAGAAAATCATTGGCTATTTTCTGAGATGCCAGTTTCTATCAAAATATCAGATTAACTACTGGAACGGTAACTGTTGTATGGAGTCTTAGAATTGAATGAAATTTTTCTGATAATGACTTATTGCCATGCTTAAAAGCATTTGGTATGGACAGGACGCTTTTAACTAATTGGATGTATATATAGATGATAACAGGTTTTGATAGTTCTGATATTAGACACTATATCTCAGGACTTCGTTGTAACATAAATGTATGTGCAAGTGTTATAgttagtttatgaaaattacttATTGCATGTCCATTAgatgtttttagcttatttcaTTACGTTTCTCGGTATAGCTTATGAATCTTACAAGCGTTTATGCGGTAAGTACTTATTCAATAAGCTATTACGTAAGCTTTTTATCTAATTGAACatgtcattatattttttgGCTATATTCTTTTTTCAAGTTCCCTCTTTTGTTTATGAAATGCTACAACTTTACATGAAATTCTTGTCTCAACTCTCAACTTTTTTATCAGTTTCCTTGTTGCGGCTGCCGGCTTACAGACTTTGTGGAGCTTTTCATTAGCTATTACGGATGTATATGCCATTTTAGTAAGACGATCTTTGCAGAACTACCGACTTGTCAGTTCATTTACAATTGGGGATGGGGTAAGATCTCCATTAAGACTCCATAATTTTTTACTACAATTGTCACTATTCCATTCATTCTTAAGGTAGACATGTAGATTTTGACTTCTATTATCATTATTTTCCCATTTGAAAATGACAAAGAGTTAACTCAGAACACTTGTCATGTAAGCAGGTCACTTCGACGCTTATATTTGCGGCAGCCTGCGCATCAGCAGGAATCACAGTGTTGATTGATAATGATCTTGGTAATTGTGCACAGAATCACTGTGTGCAGTTTGAAACAGCTACAGGCATGGCATTCATATGTTGGTTCACCACAGTCCCGTCGTTTCTTCTGAACTTCTGGTCTTTGGCAtcgcggtaattaaaaacagTGGCACACACAGCAGCGACAGAAACAAGGGAAGCTTGTTGTAAAGTTAAATTGTTAGTATCAGGTTTGTGACTGTTGTTTGGAATTTGTTAAGCTTGTATCTTGTGTTAGTAGTAGTTGTACCAAATGGTGTCATTTATGTACTCTTTACTTGATCAAACAAGAATTCTGAACTTGGATATTGGAATGTGTTGTGGTTTATTCACATTTGGTGTTGGAATGAGTAAACTGGAATTACAATATAGTAGTAATGTGCATTATTCTATTGGCGGTTTCACTTAAATATACACACTATCGATCTGAAACCGCAACTCAATTTCCCTTTCGCCAAGTGTGATTTTTAGGCGTGATTTGGGAATTTTTTGAAGTAATATGGATTTATTGCAATGTTTTTTGGTTCTCTGTTGCGGTTATTTGTATGactgattttgttgttgtttggaaAAGTTTGTCCCTCCCTTATGGCGTTTCCTTTTGATATTTTGGTGAGTAATTAATTAGAcagatttgaattttttatcagtgcTCCTTCTTTGATTATTTCTCTCTTTGATTGATTCTTTTTTGAGCTCTCGTTGTTGGTATGTTGGTTCCTCTCTTTGATTGTTTCTTCTTTGGTTGATCCTTTCTTTGTCGTCAATTTCTCTTTTTGATTGTCGTCTTCTCTTTAGTTGTTACTTCATCTTTGATTGTTCTTCTCTCTGTTGGTTCATATGTTTGATTGTTTGGTTTGATTGCTCTCTTCTTCTATTTGATTGAttctttcttcttctatttGATTGATCTGTTTGATTGCTTCATTCTCTATtgatttcttttatttgattGCTCCTCTTCCTattgattattttgtttgttaGCACCCTCTATTACTCTCTCTATTGTAATATATTGTAACCTGAAGATATAAAGTTAGAAGCAATATATTGAAGAGGTAAAGGTCAcgcctataaaaaaaaaaggtcacacaaacaagttgattttttttcttatatagataGATATCTTCTGTATGAGtaagtttagctcagttggcagagACATCGCATATATTATGTAAATGTGTAGCAAGTGAGGATAGAAGTCTTACATTGGTTGAAAAAATGAACTTTGAACAATATATAAGGGAACAGACCCATAAACTTAATGACTTAAGATTTTGAGTTAAGATGTGATGTTAAACTCACATATGTGATTGCTCTTGATCTAATTAGTGGGGATGATCCTCAGACTCCCCACATGGTCTAAAGGTGGTTTCAGAACCAATAACCCATCAACTCAATGCTTGATATTTTGAGTAAAGATATGATGTTGAAGTCATATGTGTGATTACACTTATCCATTAAGTTTTTCTCATAACTCAACATTGGATTCATTTCAAAAGATATAACTCTCGTACGTCTAATTTTCACATGTTATTTTTAATACTACTCCTTCCGTTTTCTTAAAAATGTCcagttagaatgataacaccaaattaagaaagtgaatttttgcactctatctttttattatatcctcatcttaattcaccaataaattcctatttttttgcaCCTAGTATTGATCTTATTTAAATCTTCAATGAACTATTATTATAGATAACAAATTCTATTTAAATCTGAATATAACAATGAAGCAACAAACTTGCCTATCGTAAAAAAAGgaacaaactttcttttttttaaaaaaaacctttagtttttcaaatatactgtatataaaaaaatatgttgaaaaAGATAACAATAATTGATAAAGAGTATAATTAACAAATCGTATCCTTAAAACATAAACTGGACAGTTAATTAAAAACGCTAAATATGATAAAACTTGACACTTTTAAGAAAATAGAGTATTAACTTAGATCTATTAATTATGCTTCAGGATTATTCTTCTAGTTTGTCAACGGTTTTGTACTTTTGTTTTCTTACACTCTTGGTTTGTCCTATGTTGAAGGTAGTGGTGCactaaaatgtaaaaaaataaaaaatggagtgCACGTTTTTACTTTGCGTTGTAATTGACATTGACATATGAAAATAAGTAAGACAAGCTTAGGTGGGACAAAAGGATATGAGACATGCCCACTTTTTACTCAAACTCCATTTTGACTTTTCCGCCACTTGCAGTTTGCACTCATGATAAGCTTTTTCCTTAATTACTTTTTGAGAAATGCTAAGGACAAACATGTTCTAGCTCAAAAACAAGTACTCCATACAAGTCTAAACTTCACTCTAGCACTAGCAGCAATTTACAAGATTAATTCAACTTGgttaatgcaaattaaataagaaataaattaaatctaatTAAATGCAAACTTGATCCTGTGTTATATAGTACTACATGAACAAAAATTTCTGATAATTGGATTTTCATACAAATGACCAATTTATGAAAGAGAAAGCTAAGCAATGAACACTATTATCATCTGCTGTAAGCACTTTCCATGAAATGGCTTGCT encodes:
- the LOC123919948 gene encoding CASP-like protein 5A2, producing the protein MNVSHASVHPVEEVPTTEAAVPVAGENLHVPVVRMKDIQGMPGTVGGLSLRISQFVFGAAALSIMASTSDFPSVTAFCFLVAAAGLQTLWSFSLAITDVYAILVRRSLQNYRLVSSFTIGDGVTSTLIFAAACASAGITVLIDNDLGNCAQNHCVQFETATGMAFICWFTTVPSFLLNFWSLASR